A single Luteolibacter rhizosphaerae DNA region contains:
- a CDS encoding efflux transporter outer membrane subunit — protein sequence MRKPHLIALTFPVLLGSCNLEPKLEGVNSPVPENYPGNSGGSVSADIAWNKFISDPRLKRLVKMAIDNNRDLRVAALNVEATRAQYGITRSALFPTVNVGAGGSRSRQPGALGTGTAIESRAYEVSVGVTSYELDIFGRVRSQSNAALQEYFASDAARVGVQISLVAEVANAYFNQRAAIEQINLAQQTLDAVSETYDLTQKRFDAGDVSELDLRSVDIQVQTAKAQLAAYRQRVSETNNALAVLIGAPVPSSLPEGRSLEGALVAEVRAGVSSDLLRRRPDILEAEHQLKGANANIGAARAAFFPRITLTGSAGTASRSLGDLFQSGSSAWAFSPQVSVPIFDGGLNKANLDLAQVRKQIEIASYEKTIQTAFREVADGLAARTGLAGQIEAYQSLVAAQQKRFELADARYRQGVDSYFEVLTAQQDLFESRQALIQLRLARAVNSIGLYKALGGGW from the coding sequence ATGCGTAAGCCGCATCTCATTGCACTGACATTCCCCGTCCTGCTGGGTTCCTGCAACCTCGAGCCGAAACTCGAAGGCGTAAACTCACCCGTTCCTGAAAACTACCCGGGTAATTCCGGAGGCAGCGTTTCCGCGGACATCGCATGGAACAAGTTCATCTCCGACCCGCGGCTCAAGCGGCTGGTCAAGATGGCGATCGACAACAACCGTGACCTGCGGGTGGCGGCGCTGAATGTCGAGGCGACCCGTGCCCAGTATGGTATCACCCGCAGCGCGCTCTTCCCCACCGTGAACGTGGGGGCGGGCGGTTCCCGCAGCCGCCAGCCGGGTGCCCTCGGCACCGGCACGGCGATCGAGTCCCGCGCCTACGAGGTGTCGGTGGGCGTCACCTCCTACGAGCTGGATATCTTCGGCCGTGTGCGCAGCCAGAGCAATGCGGCGCTGCAGGAGTACTTCGCCAGCGATGCCGCCCGCGTGGGCGTGCAGATCTCCCTGGTGGCGGAAGTGGCGAATGCCTACTTCAACCAGCGTGCGGCGATCGAGCAGATCAATCTCGCCCAGCAGACGCTGGATGCGGTGAGCGAAACCTACGACCTGACCCAGAAGCGTTTCGATGCCGGCGATGTGTCCGAACTGGACCTGCGCTCGGTGGACATCCAGGTGCAGACCGCGAAGGCCCAGCTCGCCGCTTACCGGCAGCGCGTGTCCGAAACGAACAATGCCTTGGCGGTGCTGATCGGTGCTCCGGTGCCGAGCAGCTTGCCGGAGGGCCGTTCGCTGGAAGGCGCGCTGGTGGCGGAAGTCCGCGCCGGGGTCTCCTCGGATTTGTTGCGCCGCCGTCCGGACATTCTTGAAGCCGAGCACCAGCTCAAGGGCGCAAACGCGAACATCGGTGCCGCGCGTGCCGCCTTCTTCCCGCGCATCACGCTCACCGGCAGTGCCGGCACGGCCAGCCGCAGCCTGGGTGATTTGTTCCAGAGCGGATCCTCCGCTTGGGCCTTCAGCCCGCAGGTCAGCGTGCCGATCTTCGATGGCGGTCTGAACAAGGCGAATCTCGACTTGGCCCAAGTGCGCAAGCAGATCGAGATCGCGAGTTACGAGAAGACGATCCAAACCGCCTTCCGCGAGGTGGCCGATGGTCTCGCCGCTCGCACCGGCTTGGCCGGCCAGATCGAGGCCTATCAGAGTTTGGTCGCGGCCCAGCAGAAGCGTTTCGAGCTCGCCGATGCCCGCTATCGCCAAGGGGTCGACAGTTATTTCGAGGTGCTCACCGCACAACAAGACCTGTTTGAATCACGCCAAGCTTTGATTCAACTTCGCCTTGCGCGTGCGGTAAACTCCATTGGGCTTTACAAGGCCCTCGGAGGCGGCTGGTAA
- a CDS encoding sulfatase family protein translates to MLLRSFLLLFPAFIASAVARPNIVLFVTDDQSPIAGCYGSPLIRTPHLDQLAKEGTRFTEVFATTASCSASRSVILTGLHNHANGQYGHVHEYHKFETFESCSALSLPLQLKSLGYRTAHIGKLHVAPESVYGFERWIASRGPHKTPDWVEACKPLFNEKTEQPFFLCFWTNDPHRGAEDDSTAPEELKPNRFGNPATGQTYPGIEEVTYDPASLPVPDFLPDTPECRRELAQYYQSVTRTDKALGALVAALKEAGQYEKTMIVFTADHGMAFPGAKTTVYEAGLKVPFVVKMPGVNGGAVNDAMISHADITPALLDAAEGYDAGKRAPKTLLPVAKLGKGENPGPKFQRYHGKSWLNLLGKEHGEGWDSVLASHTFHEIQMYYPMRAIRDRQFKLIWNIAAPLPYPFASDLWAASTWQAQYKKGLDAPYGKRTVGSYIQRPVFELFDLKADPAESKNLADDPQHRAQLEAMKERLKAGQKETADPWALKWKYE, encoded by the coding sequence ATGCTTCTCCGCAGCTTCTTGCTCCTCTTCCCGGCATTCATCGCCAGTGCGGTGGCGCGGCCGAATATCGTGCTCTTCGTCACGGACGATCAGAGTCCGATCGCGGGCTGCTACGGATCGCCGTTGATCCGGACGCCGCATCTCGACCAACTCGCGAAGGAGGGCACGCGGTTCACGGAGGTCTTCGCCACCACCGCATCCTGCTCGGCGAGCCGTTCGGTGATCCTGACCGGCCTGCACAATCATGCGAACGGGCAGTACGGCCATGTGCATGAATACCACAAGTTCGAGACCTTCGAGAGCTGCTCGGCGCTCAGCCTGCCACTGCAGTTGAAGTCGCTGGGCTATCGCACCGCGCATATCGGCAAGCTGCACGTGGCACCGGAATCGGTATACGGCTTCGAGCGCTGGATCGCTTCAAGGGGACCGCATAAAACGCCGGACTGGGTGGAGGCCTGCAAGCCGCTCTTCAACGAGAAAACGGAGCAGCCCTTTTTCCTCTGCTTTTGGACCAACGATCCGCATCGGGGTGCGGAGGATGACTCGACCGCCCCGGAAGAATTGAAGCCGAACCGTTTCGGCAATCCCGCGACAGGACAGACCTATCCGGGCATTGAGGAGGTCACCTACGATCCGGCGAGTCTCCCGGTGCCCGATTTCCTGCCGGACACGCCGGAGTGCCGCAGGGAGCTGGCTCAATACTACCAGAGTGTCACTCGCACGGATAAGGCTCTCGGAGCCTTGGTGGCGGCGCTGAAAGAGGCGGGGCAGTACGAGAAAACGATGATCGTCTTCACGGCGGATCACGGCATGGCCTTCCCCGGCGCGAAGACGACCGTGTATGAAGCCGGGCTGAAAGTGCCTTTCGTCGTGAAGATGCCGGGCGTGAACGGCGGCGCGGTCAATGACGCCATGATCTCGCACGCGGATATCACGCCCGCCTTGCTGGATGCGGCGGAGGGCTACGATGCCGGGAAGCGGGCGCCGAAAACGCTGTTACCGGTGGCGAAGCTAGGGAAGGGCGAGAACCCCGGCCCGAAGTTCCAGCGTTACCACGGCAAGTCGTGGTTAAACCTGCTCGGCAAGGAGCACGGGGAGGGCTGGGATTCGGTCCTGGCATCGCACACCTTCCACGAGATCCAGATGTATTACCCGATGCGCGCGATCCGCGACCGGCAGTTCAAGCTGATCTGGAACATTGCCGCTCCCTTGCCCTATCCCTTTGCCTCCGACCTGTGGGCGGCATCGACTTGGCAGGCGCAATACAAGAAGGGGCTGGATGCGCCATATGGAAAGCGCACGGTCGGTTCCTATATCCAGCGCCCTGTCTTCGAACTCTTCGATCTGAAGGCCGACCCGGCCGAATCAAAGAATCTGGCAGACGACCCGCAACACCGCGCTCAACTCGAGGCGATGAAAGAGCGGCTCAAGGCGGGACAGAAGGAGACGGCCGATCCTTGGGCGTTGAAATGGAAATACGAGTGA
- a CDS encoding helix-turn-helix transcriptional regulator, with the protein MFLPGFRELVKEGWVKVIEELKVSGGLPVSELSRRLGTSYMGMKDQCDKLVKMGYVERWRLPRQEVGRPEIMYRMAPKADAIFPQAGVGLSLELLDAARTLFGDTAPERLLLQYFSQLRERWRPKLTKTRSLVERATMLSGLREKEGCFGRCRYDPAKGFRIEEYHHPLHAIFAAYPGAIHLELRMMEELLGTRVVRREVPGGRGGPARVDYEVATLGKTEVTQI; encoded by the coding sequence ATGTTCCTGCCGGGGTTTCGTGAGTTGGTGAAGGAGGGTTGGGTGAAGGTGATCGAGGAGCTGAAGGTTTCCGGCGGTCTGCCCGTGAGCGAGCTGAGCCGGCGCCTCGGAACCAGCTACATGGGGATGAAGGACCAGTGCGACAAGCTGGTGAAGATGGGCTATGTGGAGCGCTGGCGGCTGCCGCGGCAGGAGGTGGGGCGACCGGAGATCATGTATCGCATGGCGCCGAAAGCCGATGCGATATTCCCGCAGGCCGGGGTGGGTCTTTCACTGGAGCTTTTGGATGCGGCGCGCACGCTCTTCGGCGACACCGCGCCGGAGCGGCTGCTGCTGCAGTACTTCAGCCAGCTCCGCGAGCGCTGGCGGCCGAAGCTGACGAAGACCCGCTCGCTGGTGGAGCGGGCCACGATGCTTTCGGGCCTGCGGGAGAAGGAAGGCTGCTTCGGCCGCTGCCGGTATGATCCGGCGAAGGGCTTCCGGATCGAGGAGTACCATCACCCGCTGCACGCGATCTTCGCGGCCTATCCCGGGGCGATCCATCTGGAACTGCGGATGATGGAGGAACTGCTCGGCACCCGGGTGGTGCGACGCGAAGTACCCGGTGGGCGCGGTGGTCCGGCACGGGTGGACTACGAGGTGGCCACGTTGGGGAAGACGGAGGTCACCCAGATTTGA
- a CDS encoding DUF6600 domain-containing protein: MKHPRFLWATPALCLLLAACEKQKSTSGEGASGGDDAAAQRAALEDERIEVERQRLEEERLALEEEKEALRQAREDRLAQREQDAAATDEELAERQRELDEREAALSQQAGDLASRESYLTEQETQQAGTGALDDWEPEPLPEIQEPVADYETFYEDLQPHGSWFETPDYGYVYQPTVVVQDTSWRPYTRGRWACTNLGWNWVSDEPFGWACFHYGRWACLSGRGWVWIPGDEWAPSWVCWREGGDHVGWAPLPPETLCYRGHSWGTSVDTDFGIGSDCFIFVHCRHMAEPLWQHCLPPGRNHHFISISTGITNIHVEHNHVVSGGPRWDKLRRLVNRPWPVYQLRLDRLRGLEDRGHRAAQFQGNQLAVFAPNLNARWNAALRPSRVAGRIEQLEVVRSPQGIRPEWRERFREARQQQQAQAQAANREQGEGPNRQQRLQANRERVQAAQGRLQERQQEIVEERRERFTRERGGEGRNSTADNYRRNAERLREHGRQRGSQEGAETPRREQANGGNAERPNRGPQQGQANGGNAERPNRGPGQGERPGRPERPGQQTGKPREGAGQAEGGRQGGEDPARVARRERIEEARRQNLEQARQQQQQVRPQEGGAPNETAQQPTQPQRGNEGMEEQRGGRGQDRPAARPRPEPQPRPQEQAGDNNPPQETRREQMEETRREQQEQARRGNEQETARRQQEQARNDQEQANRRAQQEQAQERAEQNRRQQDEAREQDRRRQQGDMQREQQEQARRQQQQEEQARQQEQARQQQEEQRRQQQERMREQQEERARQQEQARQQQEEQRRQQQERMREQQEERARQQEQARQQQEERARQQEEARREQQERMREQQEERARQQEEARQQQEEARRQQEEARRQQEEARREQQERARQEQEERSRQERQRDTERQQDDQRRQRGR, translated from the coding sequence ATGAAGCATCCCCGATTCCTCTGGGCCACTCCGGCGCTATGCCTGTTGCTGGCAGCTTGTGAAAAGCAGAAGTCCACGAGCGGGGAGGGGGCTTCGGGCGGGGATGATGCCGCGGCGCAGCGGGCGGCGCTGGAGGATGAGCGGATCGAGGTCGAGCGCCAGCGGCTGGAGGAAGAACGGCTGGCCTTGGAGGAGGAGAAGGAAGCGCTGCGACAGGCACGTGAGGACCGTCTGGCCCAGCGTGAACAGGATGCCGCGGCGACCGACGAAGAACTGGCGGAGCGCCAGCGCGAGCTGGATGAACGCGAGGCGGCGCTGAGCCAGCAGGCAGGCGATCTGGCCTCGCGCGAGTCTTACCTCACGGAGCAGGAGACCCAGCAAGCAGGAACCGGGGCCTTGGACGATTGGGAACCCGAGCCGTTGCCGGAGATCCAAGAGCCGGTGGCCGACTACGAGACTTTCTACGAGGACCTGCAGCCGCACGGCTCGTGGTTCGAGACGCCGGATTACGGCTACGTCTACCAGCCCACGGTGGTGGTGCAGGATACCTCATGGCGACCCTACACGCGCGGCCGCTGGGCCTGCACGAATCTGGGCTGGAACTGGGTCTCGGACGAGCCCTTCGGCTGGGCCTGCTTCCACTACGGCCGCTGGGCCTGCCTGTCGGGTCGCGGCTGGGTGTGGATCCCCGGTGACGAGTGGGCACCCTCGTGGGTGTGCTGGCGCGAGGGCGGGGATCATGTCGGCTGGGCACCGCTGCCGCCGGAGACACTGTGCTATCGTGGCCATAGCTGGGGCACGAGCGTGGACACGGACTTCGGCATTGGCTCGGATTGCTTCATCTTCGTGCACTGCCGCCACATGGCGGAGCCGCTGTGGCAGCACTGCCTGCCGCCGGGAAGGAATCACCACTTCATTTCGATTTCGACGGGCATCACGAACATCCATGTGGAGCACAACCATGTGGTGAGCGGTGGTCCGCGCTGGGACAAGCTGCGCAGACTCGTGAATCGTCCGTGGCCGGTGTATCAATTGCGCCTCGATCGCTTGCGTGGTCTGGAGGACCGCGGTCACCGGGCCGCGCAGTTCCAAGGTAATCAGCTGGCGGTCTTCGCACCGAATCTGAATGCGCGCTGGAATGCCGCGCTGCGTCCGTCGCGGGTGGCTGGCCGGATCGAGCAACTCGAAGTGGTGCGCTCGCCGCAGGGCATCCGGCCGGAATGGCGTGAACGCTTCCGCGAAGCGCGGCAACAGCAGCAGGCGCAAGCGCAGGCCGCGAATCGCGAGCAGGGCGAAGGCCCGAATCGCCAGCAGCGGCTGCAGGCAAACCGTGAGCGAGTGCAGGCCGCGCAGGGTCGTCTGCAAGAGCGGCAGCAGGAGATCGTGGAAGAGCGCCGCGAGCGTTTCACCCGCGAGCGCGGTGGTGAAGGCCGCAACTCCACAGCGGACAACTATCGCCGCAATGCCGAGAGATTGCGCGAACATGGACGCCAGCGCGGCTCACAAGAGGGTGCTGAAACACCGCGCCGCGAGCAAGCGAATGGCGGCAATGCGGAGCGACCGAATCGCGGCCCGCAGCAAGGGCAAGCGAATGGCGGCAATGCCGAACGACCGAACCGCGGGCCGGGGCAAGGCGAGCGGCCGGGTCGTCCGGAGCGTCCCGGTCAACAGACGGGCAAGCCGCGTGAAGGCGCAGGCCAAGCCGAGGGTGGACGCCAAGGGGGAGAAGATCCGGCGCGCGTGGCACGCCGCGAACGGATCGAGGAGGCGCGTCGCCAGAATCTCGAACAGGCCCGCCAGCAGCAACAGCAAGTGCGCCCGCAGGAAGGAGGCGCGCCGAATGAAACGGCCCAACAGCCGACACAGCCGCAGCGCGGGAATGAAGGCATGGAAGAGCAGCGCGGAGGTCGCGGGCAGGATCGCCCCGCTGCGCGGCCACGCCCTGAGCCGCAACCACGGCCCCAGGAGCAAGCGGGTGACAACAATCCGCCGCAGGAGACCCGCCGCGAACAAATGGAGGAAACGCGCCGGGAGCAGCAGGAGCAGGCGCGCCGCGGTAACGAGCAAGAGACCGCGCGTCGCCAGCAGGAGCAGGCCCGCAATGACCAAGAGCAGGCCAATCGCCGCGCGCAGCAGGAGCAGGCGCAAGAACGCGCCGAACAGAATCGCCGTCAGCAGGATGAGGCGCGGGAACAAGATCGCCGTCGCCAGCAAGGTGACATGCAGCGAGAGCAGCAGGAGCAGGCCCGCCGCCAGCAACAGCAGGAGGAGCAAGCCCGCCAACAAGAGCAAGCCCGTCAGCAGCAGGAAGAGCAACGCCGCCAGCAACAGGAGCGCATGAGAGAGCAACAAGAAGAGAGAGCCCGCCAGCAGGAGCAGGCACGTCAGCAACAGGAGGAGCAACGCCGCCAGCAGCAGGAGCGGATGCGTGAGCAGCAGGAAGAACGTGCCCGCCAGCAAGAGCAGGCCCGCCAACAGCAGGAAGAACGTGCCCGTCAGCAAGAGGAAGCACGGCGCGAGCAGCAGGAGCGGATGCGGGAACAACAGGAAGAGCGTGCGCGCCAGCAAGAGGAGGCGCGGCAGCAGCAGGAGGAAGCCCGTCGTCAGCAGGAAGAGGCCCGTCGCCAGCAAGAGGAAGCGCGCCGTGAACAGCAGGAGCGTGCCCGCCAAGAGCAGGAAGAACGCTCGCGGCAGGAACGGCAGCGCGACACCGAGCGCCAGCAGGACGATCAGCGGCGGCAGCGGGGCCGGTAA
- a CDS encoding phosphotransferase enzyme family protein — MHDLRHVSGLFDMRADFVDAQPYGSGHINDTYCAWYDQAGLRIRFIHQRINHNIFKDPAALMENIERVTAHSLARLLDQGHPEAHRRTLTVIPALDGRPYAIDRDGNFWRTYPFIERARGYDELKTNLQAEQAARAFGEFQKLAADLGGTRLHETIPNFHHTPKRLQALQDAIDADIAGRARTCKAEIEFALARATDCRRVTDMIAAGVIPERVTHNDTKLNNVLLDDVTSEGVCVIDLDTTMPGSVLYDFGDMVRTATPTTREDEVDLSLVGIRLDRFDALVRGYLDSASSFLNISEIGMLAFSGKLLTLECGIRFLTDHLQGDVYFKTKRPGHNMDRCRSQFAMVRAIEENLEQMEEIVQDVAGSSKIVVAA; from the coding sequence ATGCACGACTTGCGTCACGTCTCCGGTCTCTTCGACATGAGAGCCGATTTCGTTGATGCCCAGCCCTATGGCTCCGGGCACATCAACGACACCTACTGCGCGTGGTACGACCAAGCCGGCCTGCGCATCCGCTTCATCCACCAGCGGATCAACCACAATATCTTCAAGGATCCCGCCGCCCTGATGGAGAACATCGAGCGCGTCACTGCCCATTCCCTCGCCCGCCTCCTCGACCAAGGCCACCCGGAGGCCCACCGCCGCACCCTCACCGTCATCCCCGCCCTCGACGGCAGGCCCTACGCCATCGACCGCGACGGCAATTTCTGGCGCACCTACCCCTTCATCGAGCGTGCCCGCGGTTACGACGAACTGAAAACCAATCTCCAAGCCGAACAGGCAGCCCGCGCCTTCGGCGAATTCCAGAAGCTCGCCGCCGACCTCGGCGGCACCCGTCTCCACGAGACGATCCCCAATTTCCACCATACGCCCAAGCGCCTCCAAGCGCTCCAGGACGCCATCGACGCGGACATCGCCGGGCGCGCCCGCACCTGCAAGGCCGAGATCGAGTTCGCCCTCGCCCGCGCCACCGATTGCCGCCGCGTGACCGACATGATCGCCGCCGGTGTGATCCCCGAGCGCGTGACCCACAACGACACCAAGCTCAACAACGTGCTTCTCGACGACGTGACTTCGGAAGGGGTCTGTGTGATCGACCTGGATACCACCATGCCGGGCTCGGTCCTCTACGACTTCGGCGATATGGTGCGCACCGCCACTCCCACCACCCGCGAGGACGAAGTGGATCTCTCGCTCGTCGGCATCCGTCTCGACCGCTTCGACGCCCTCGTCCGTGGCTATCTGGACAGCGCCTCTTCCTTCCTGAACATCTCGGAGATCGGCATGCTCGCCTTCTCCGGCAAGCTGCTCACATTGGAATGCGGCATCCGCTTCCTGACCGATCACCTGCAGGGTGACGTCTACTTCAAGACCAAGCGCCCCGGCCACAACATGGACCGCTGTCGCTCGCAGTTCGCCATGGTCCGCGCCATCGAGGAGAACCTCGAGCAGATGGAAGAGATCGTCCAGGACGTCGCCGGCAGCAGCAAGATCGTTGTCGCGGCCTGA
- a CDS encoding DUF3472 domain-containing protein has translation MVEIPAFTAYSTPDPNKGVNRAKDGNLTQWEKDTSLSWYGHIANKGKLLVSLATVGKAGGTLKLTVSSQAKPAQSWKLDGKEEGESVAFGSVKIAEPGYYRFTLEGRGKLPDLRSLNLDGPASEGAHFSKVERRNSASIHLGYEVPSQAKEEVEWFYLEVTPKTEPLWSYYMATGWHRGYFGMQVNSPTERRIIFSVWDSGNEAIDRGKVHDDNRVKLLAKGPKTNAGDFGNEGTGGHSHLVYPWKLGDTVHFLMRAQAEGDVTIYTGWFRDSKKKDWELVSSFRAPKDGKYLHGLYSFNENFGGQNGQERRVCEFGNGWIKTHSGKWLPLNKAAFTHDGHGKEERLDRSAGTIGKRFYLANGGFVEDTNKTAVTKAYEKMELNGPEGKHPADAELEKLPK, from the coding sequence ATGGTGGAGATCCCTGCTTTCACCGCCTACAGCACTCCGGATCCCAACAAGGGGGTGAACCGGGCCAAGGATGGTAACCTGACCCAGTGGGAGAAGGACACGAGCCTTTCCTGGTACGGTCACATCGCGAACAAGGGGAAGCTGCTCGTTTCCCTGGCGACGGTGGGGAAGGCAGGCGGTACTTTGAAGCTCACCGTCTCCTCGCAGGCGAAACCGGCCCAGTCATGGAAGCTGGATGGCAAGGAAGAGGGGGAGTCGGTTGCATTCGGCTCCGTTAAGATCGCCGAGCCGGGCTACTATCGCTTCACGCTGGAAGGGAGAGGGAAGTTGCCGGACCTGCGTTCCTTGAATCTCGATGGCCCGGCCTCGGAGGGGGCGCACTTCTCGAAGGTGGAGCGCCGCAATTCGGCCTCTATCCATCTCGGCTACGAGGTGCCTTCGCAAGCGAAGGAGGAGGTGGAGTGGTTTTACCTCGAAGTTACCCCGAAGACGGAACCGCTGTGGAGCTACTACATGGCGACCGGCTGGCATCGCGGTTACTTCGGCATGCAGGTGAACAGCCCGACCGAGCGGCGGATCATCTTCTCGGTCTGGGATTCCGGCAATGAGGCCATCGACCGCGGCAAGGTTCATGATGACAACCGGGTGAAGCTTCTGGCCAAGGGGCCGAAGACCAATGCCGGTGACTTCGGCAACGAGGGGACTGGCGGTCACAGCCACCTCGTCTATCCATGGAAGCTCGGTGACACGGTGCACTTCCTGATGCGGGCACAGGCGGAGGGCGATGTGACGATCTACACCGGCTGGTTCCGCGATTCGAAGAAGAAGGATTGGGAACTCGTCTCCTCCTTCCGCGCGCCAAAGGACGGGAAGTACCTGCACGGCCTCTACTCCTTCAACGAGAACTTCGGCGGCCAGAACGGCCAGGAACGCCGCGTGTGTGAATTCGGCAACGGCTGGATCAAAACGCACTCCGGCAAATGGCTGCCTCTTAACAAAGCCGCCTTCACCCATGACGGTCACGGCAAGGAGGAGCGCCTCGACCGCAGCGCAGGAACCATCGGCAAGCGCTTCTACCTCGCCAACGGCGGCTTCGTGGAGGATACCAACAAGACCGCGGTGACCAAGGCCTATGAGAAGATGGAGCTCAACGGACCGGAAGGGAAGCATCCGGCGGATGCGGAGCTGGAGAAGCTGCCGAAGTAG
- a CDS encoding NAD-dependent epimerase/dehydratase family protein, whose product MKILVTGGSGFIGSHIVEHYQDKAEEIRVLDNLRTGYRKNLDGLKCHFIEGSITDRDTVAKAVEGVDYIFHMAALVSVPESMAKPAECVDINVHGLLNVLEAAAAAGVKKLVFASSAAIYGDNPTVPKLESMLPEPKSPYAVTKLDGEYYLDLFKRERGLETAAIRFFNVFGPRQDPKGAYAAAVPIFIEKALGGEDITVHGDGEQTRDFIYVKDIVGALSFAAETPGVTGVFNAGYGGQMTINDLANKIIASSGSAAKVFHGPERAGDVKHSRSSADKLRGAGWTPKHSLDEALATTLEFFRK is encoded by the coding sequence ATGAAAATCCTCGTCACCGGAGGCTCCGGTTTCATCGGCTCCCACATCGTCGAGCACTATCAGGACAAGGCGGAGGAGATCCGCGTGCTCGATAACCTGCGCACCGGCTATCGCAAGAATCTCGATGGCCTGAAGTGCCACTTCATCGAGGGTTCGATCACCGATCGCGATACGGTGGCAAAGGCCGTTGAGGGAGTGGACTACATCTTCCACATGGCGGCGCTGGTGAGCGTGCCGGAATCAATGGCCAAGCCCGCCGAATGCGTGGACATCAACGTGCACGGCCTGCTGAACGTGCTCGAAGCCGCGGCTGCGGCCGGGGTGAAGAAGCTCGTCTTCGCTTCTTCCGCCGCCATCTACGGCGACAACCCGACGGTCCCGAAGCTCGAGAGCATGCTGCCGGAGCCGAAGAGCCCCTACGCGGTGACGAAGCTCGACGGCGAATATTACCTCGATCTCTTCAAGCGTGAGCGGGGTCTCGAAACCGCCGCCATCCGCTTCTTCAATGTCTTCGGCCCGCGCCAGGATCCGAAGGGTGCCTATGCTGCCGCCGTGCCGATCTTCATCGAGAAGGCACTTGGGGGCGAGGACATCACCGTGCATGGCGATGGAGAGCAGACCCGCGACTTCATCTACGTGAAGGACATCGTCGGTGCCCTTTCCTTCGCCGCCGAGACGCCGGGCGTGACCGGTGTCTTTAACGCTGGCTATGGCGGCCAGATGACCATCAACGATCTGGCCAACAAGATCATCGCCTCCTCCGGCTCCGCGGCCAAGGTTTTCCACGGCCCCGAACGTGCGGGTGATGTGAAGCATTCCCGCTCCAGTGCCGACAAGCTGCGAGGCGCCGGCTGGACCCCGAAGCATTCGCTCGACGAAGCGCTCGCCACCACCTTGGAGTTCTTCCGGAAGTAG